From one Fundidesulfovibrio putealis DSM 16056 genomic stretch:
- a CDS encoding PEP-CTERM sorting domain-containing protein, producing the protein MFGSDSGFHQNGVFRQLTKCVFVCAILLTALPPQEAKANTVFNLSDDFSTISNPNGPWQYGWVSTIGGSLTVFDEVLYPPYGGDRWNDSTISNTYWIPQVWKNNSTDTLFNWVEPGDVSLHPGPSGELATVRFTAPVDGTYSLSGYFNSYNRAYMSKYIYRSGATTGLLLSENSSWYNDFSILGLAMQAGNFLDFVVGPTVWNSIAGGDTILSLNITGSFDIPNPPVATPEPGTVMLLGIGFLGLAYVRRILA; encoded by the coding sequence ATGTTTGGGTCAGACTCAGGATTTCATCAAAACGGTGTGTTCAGACAATTGACGAAATGCGTATTCGTATGTGCGATATTGCTTACCGCATTGCCGCCTCAAGAAGCGAAGGCGAATACGGTCTTCAACCTGTCGGACGATTTCAGCACGATCTCAAACCCGAACGGACCGTGGCAATATGGCTGGGTATCGACGATTGGAGGCTCCCTGACCGTGTTTGACGAGGTACTGTACCCGCCCTACGGCGGAGACAGATGGAACGACTCCACCATATCGAACACTTACTGGATTCCCCAGGTTTGGAAGAACAATTCCACCGATACCTTGTTCAACTGGGTTGAGCCTGGAGACGTGAGCCTGCATCCTGGCCCCTCCGGTGAATTGGCAACAGTGCGTTTCACCGCCCCTGTCGATGGAACGTACTCCCTCAGCGGCTATTTCAACAGCTACAACAGGGCGTACATGAGCAAATACATCTACAGATCCGGAGCCACAACCGGACTGCTGCTCAGCGAAAACAGCTCCTGGTACAATGACTTCAGCATCCTCGGCCTAGCAATGCAGGCAGGCAACTTCCTGGACTTTGTGGTGGGGCCGACCGTTTGGAACAGCATAGCGGGAGGTGACACAATCCTGTCTCTGAACATCACCGGCAGCTTCGACATCCCCAATCCTCCGGTCGCCACGCCGGAACCCGGCACAGTGATGCTTCTGGGCATCGGGTTCCTGGGGTTGGCATACGTTCGCCGGATCTTGGCGTAG
- a CDS encoding secondary thiamine-phosphate synthase enzyme YjbQ produces MKSYRKELWFTVPTRRGFVNITKDVEACLRESGVREGLVLVNAMHITASVFINDDESGLHHDYEVWLEKLAPHEPVSGYRHNVGEDNADAHMKRQIMGREVVVAITEGRLDFGTWERIFYGEFDGRRKKRVLVKIIGE; encoded by the coding sequence ATGAAAAGCTACCGCAAGGAACTCTGGTTCACTGTACCCACGCGAAGAGGTTTCGTGAACATCACGAAGGACGTGGAGGCATGCCTGCGCGAATCAGGCGTGCGCGAAGGGCTGGTGCTGGTGAACGCCATGCACATCACCGCCAGCGTGTTCATAAACGACGACGAGTCCGGCCTGCATCACGACTACGAGGTGTGGCTGGAGAAGCTCGCGCCGCATGAGCCCGTTTCCGGCTACAGGCACAACGTGGGCGAGGATAACGCCGACGCCCACATGAAGCGCCAGATCATGGGGCGCGAGGTGGTGGTGGCCATCACCGAGGGGCGACTGGACTTCGGGACCTGGGAGCGGATCTTCTACGGCGAGTTCGACGGGCGCAGGAAAAAGCGGGTGCTGGTCAAGATAATAGGGGAGTAG